The region GCACAATCTTACGCAAACGAAAGCCAAACACATTGATATACAGACCGGCCATAATCAACAACGCGCCGATAAGCTGTAACCCACTCAGTGTTTCATCAAGCAACACGGCCGCACTCGCCACCCCTACCACCGGAACCAACAATGATAACGGTGCGACGCGCCAGGTCTCATAGCGCCCCAGCAGAGAGCCCCAAATGCCGTAACCCACAATCGTTGCCACAAATGCCAGATAGAACAGCGACAAGATGGTCGTCATATCGATGGTGACAAGGCTCTGCCCGATTCGCGTTGGACCATCCAGAATCAACGACGCCAGAAAGAACGGGATAATGGGGATTAATGCGCTCCACACGACCAGCGACATCACCGCCGGGCGTGACGTGTGTTGCATGATTTTCTTGTTGAAGATATTACCGCAGGCCCAGCTTAACGCAGCCGCCAGCGTCAGCATAAAACCGAGCATTCCCACATGCTGTCCGTTCAAACTGGCTTCAATCAGCACCAGAACGCCAAATACCGCCAGCGCGATCCCGACCAGTTGCTTACCCTGCAGACGTTCCCCGAAAGCAAATGCGCCCAACACGATAGTGAAAAACGCCTGCGCCTGTAATACCAGCGACGCCAGCCCGGCAGGCATCCCAACGTTGATGGCGCTGAACAAAAACGCAAACTGACCAAAGCTAATCGTCAGACCATAACCGAGCAGCAATGAGAGAGGAATTTTCGGGCGGGCAACAAAGAAAATCGCCGGAAACGCCACCAGCAGAAAGCGTAACCCCGCTAACATCAACGGCGGCATATTGTGCAAGCCGACTTTGATCACGACGAAATTCAATCCCCATACCACGACGACCAGTAACGCCAACAACCCGTCTTTACGCGACATTCTCCCGCCCCTGCAATTATTAAATTTTTGTAAACAAGTTAAGGTAACGGAAATCGTTGTACCGTAACAGATCATTATTTCAGGTAGGTCTGACAGGGCATTTTCCGACAACTGATTGAGTGTACATCACACTTTTGCCATGCTATTTCTGTTTGATATCTAAAAAAATCATAACAACATCGCACTGTCGGGCAGGAAAATGAATACCACCTTGAGAAGGTCTACCCTCGCTTTACTCGCCTCATCTTTGTTATTAACCATTGGACGCGGCGCCACCCTGCCGTTTATGACCATCTATCTCAATCGTCAGTATGGTCTGAGCGTCGATCTGATCGGTTATGCCATGACAGTCGCACTGACCATTGGTGTCGTCTTCAGCCTTGGGTTTGGTATTCTGGCCGACAAGTTTGATAAAAAACGTTACATGCTGCTGGCCATCTGCGGATTTGCATCCGGTTTTATTGCCATACCACTGGTGCATAACGTGATGGTGGTGGTGTTGCTTTTCGCGCTGATCAACTGCGCCTACTCGGTCTTTGCGACGGTACTGAAAGCCTGGTTTGCTGATAATCTCTCCGCCACCAATAAAACGAAAATCTTCTCGCTTAACTACACGGTACTGAACATTGGCTGGACCGTCGGGCCACCGCTTGGCACGCTGCTGGTGATGCAAAGCATCAACCTGCCATTCTGGCTGGCAGCTGTTTGCTCGGCTTTTCCGTTGGTCTTTATCCAGACCTGGGTTAGACGTTCTGTGGTTCCGGCAGAAGGTCTGAACGCCACGGTGTGGTCGCCCTCGATTCTGTTACGGGATAAGGCATTGTGCTGGTTTACGCTGTCGGCTTTTCTTGCCTCGTTTGTCGGCGGCGCATTTGCCTCCTGCATTTCACAGTACGTCATGGTGGTTGCCGACAGTCGTTTTGCCGAGCAAGTGGTTGCTGTTGTCCTGCCCGTTAACGCGGCGATGGTCGTTACGCTGCAGTATGTGATTGGACGCCGACTCACAACCGCCAATATTCGTCCTCTGATGGCAGGCGGGACACTCTTTTTTGTTCTCGGGCTGGTCGGATTTATCTTCTCTGGCAACAGTTTATTACTGTGGGGTATTTCGGCGGCTTTCTTCACGGTGGGCGAAATCATTTACGCGCCGGGCGAATATATGCTCATCGATAACATTGCACCGGCAGGAATGAAAGCGAGCTATTTCTCCGCACAATCACTGGGTTGGCTGGGTGCGGCGGTCAATCCACTGGCCAGCGGTATTATTTTGACGACACTGCCTTCCTGGTCGCTGTTTGTGGTGCTTATTGTCGCCATCATCCTCGCCTGGGCAATGATGCTAAAAGGTATGCGCGTCAAACCCTGGGATCAGCCTGCCGTCTGCTGATTCCCTTCTGCTACAGAGCCAACACGGCTCTGTAGCAATACTCAGATAGCCACCAGCCCGCGCACGCCCTCCGCTTGCATGTTTTCCCCTAACCCACGTTGAATAATGCTTCCCCGCGACATCAGTAAGTACCGGTCGGCAAGTTGTTCGGCAAAATCATAAAATTGCTCCACCAGCAAAATCGCCATGTCGCCGCGCTGCGCCAGTTGCGAGATAACCACGCCAATCTCTTTAATGACTGAAGGCTGGATCCCCTCGGTAGGTTCATCAAGGATCAACAACTGTGGACGACTCGCCAGCGCCCGCCCAATTGCGAGTTGTTGCTGTTGCCCGCCGGACAAATCGCCGCCCCGCCGGTACTTCATCTCTTTTAACACCGGAAATAGCGTATAGATCTCCTCGGGTACACTCGACGCCTGATGCGCAGGAAAGCGAGACAACCCGAGCAACAGGTTTTCTTCTACTGTCAGACGCGGAAAGATCTCACGCCCCTGCGGCACATAGGCAACGCCCGCCTGTACGCGCTGATGTGGCTTGCGTTGCGTGATATTCTTGCCCTGCCAGATAACACTTCCGGTGCGGGTTGGAATCAGTCCCATCAGGCACTTCAGCAGTGTCGTTTTACCGACACCATTACGCCCGAGCAGGCATGTCACCTCGCCGATACGCGCTTCAAAACTCACACCGCGCAGAATATGGCTTCCACCATAGTATTGATTCAGATCGTTCACCGATAACATCGCCGCTCCTTAACGCCCCAGATAGACATCGATAACCAGCTCATTGGCCTGCACGTCTCGCAGACTGCCCTCGGCCAGAACGCGTCCCTGGTGTAACACGGTGACGTGGTCCGCGATGGTCTCCACAAATCCCATATCGTGTTCAACCACCATCAGAGAGTGTTTCCCGGTCAGGGTCAGAAACAGTTCCGCGGTGTATTCGGTTTCCGCATCCGTCATCCCCGCCGCAGGCTCATCCAGCAGTAACAAATGCGGCTCCTGGACCAACAGCATGCCGATCTCAAGAAACTGTTTTTGTCCGTGGGAAAGCAATCCGGCACACCGATGGCGTTCGCTCCCCAGCCGTAACAGCATCAACATCTCATCGATACGATCCCGCTGCTCGCCCGTAAGACGTGACCGTAATGTCCCCCACACGGACTTATCGTTTTTCATGGCGAGCTCAAGGTTTTCGAACACCGTAAGCGCTTCAAATACGGTGGGTTTCTGGAATTTGCGTCCAATCCCCTGGCGGGCAATTGCGATGGAGTCGAGTGACGTTAAATCGGTACGCTGATCATAAATCGCCCGTCCGCTCTGCGGCTTCGTTTTACCCGTAATGACATCCATTAATGTCGTTTTTCCGGCGCCATTTGGCCCAATAATGCAACGCAATTCCCCGACACCAATATTGAGCGTCAAATCGGTTAACGCCTGGAAACCGTCAAAACTAACGTTAATGTTTTCCAGTTGTAATACCGGGTCAGTTTGGTGACGAAAGCGGTCGCCGGGCATCTGGCGGGTGAACAGCCCTTCATCTGGCAGCATTACTTCTCTCCCTTACGAAACAACCCCATTACGCCACGGGGTAAAAACAGCGTGACGCCAATAAATATCAGGCCAAGAAACAGCTGCCAGTACTCCGGCATAATGACGGTGAACCAACTTTTAGCACCGTTAACCAGTAGCGCGCCAAATACCGGTCCGATTAGCGTGCCGCGCCCACCCAGCGCGACCCAAATCGCCGCTTCAATCGAGTTGGTCGGTGACATTTCACTGGGATTAATAATGCCCACCTGCGGAACATACAACGCGCCTGCCAGCCCACACAGCACAGCGGACAACGTCCACACCAGCAGTTTGAAACCTTTCGGGTCATAACCACAAAACGCCAGCCGGTTTTCAGCGTCACGCACAGCAGTCAAAATGCGACCAAATTTACTGCGAGCCAGCGCAAATCCCAGCCACAGCGCCACAACAAGAAGCATGACTGTCGCCAAAAACAGCCCAATGCGTGTCGATGTTGCACTCACGGGAAACCCGAGAAGGGTCGTAAATCCGGTAAAACCGTTGTTACCACCAAAACCCGTTTCATTGCGGAAAAACAGCAGCATCGCGGCGAAGGTCAGTGCCTGCGTCATGATGGAAAAGTAGACCCCTTTGATTTTTGAGCGAAAGGCAAAATAACCAAAGGCCAGCGCCAGCAGCCCAGGAACGAGGACCACCAGCAACATCGCCCAGAGAAAATGTTGCGTTCCCCACCAGAACCACGGCAGCTCGCTCCAGGAGAGAAAAGACATAAAAGCAGGCAACCCGTCGCCTGCCGCCTGACGCATCAGGTACATCCCCATCGCATAACCGCCCAGCGCGAAGAAAATGCCATGTCCCAGCGAAAGCATGCCGGCGTATCCCCACACCAGATCCAGCGCAACCGCGACAATGGCATAGCAGAGAATTTTGCCGATCAACGTCAGCATCCAGACGGAGACAGCCAGCGGATGGTCTGCCGGTAACAGCGCGAGAAATGGCAGAATTATCAGCGCCAGCAATAAACTGAGCCCCAGCCACCGCGTCACATGCGGCGCTTTACGCGCCAGCGTTAATGTCATTGGCATCGTCATCAGTCAATAACCCTCCCTTTCAGCGCGAACACACCCTGGGGGCGTTTCTGAATAAACAGAATGATTAACACCAGGATCAGGATTTTGCCGAGCACAGCCCCCACCTGGGGTTCAAGGATTTTATTGAAGATCCCAAGACCGAACGCAGCCACCACGCTGCCTGCCAGTTGCCCCACGCCACCCAGCACCACGACCAGAAACGAATCAATAATGTAGCTTTGCCCCAGCTCTGGCCCCACATTGCCCAATTGCGACAACGCCACACCACCAAGACCGGCAATTCCCGAGCCCAGGCCGAACGCCAGCATATCCACCCGTCCGGTGGGAACACCACAACAGGCCGCCATACTGCGGTTTTGTGTCACTGCGCGAACATGCATCCCCAGACGCGTTTTATTCAGCAACAGCCAGGTGAAGAACAACACCAGAATGGCAAAACCAAGTACCACCAGTCGGTTCCACGGCAGGATCAGGTTGGCATAGACCTGAATACCACCGGATAGCCACGCAGGATTTGCTACCTCCAGGTTTTGCGCCCCAAAGGCCATGCGGACCAGTTGGATCAGCATCAGACTGATCCCCCATGTCGCCAGCAGGGTTTCAAGGGGACGCCCGTACAAGTGACGGATGACACCGCGCTCAAGGAGCATTCCTGTGGCTGCGGTAAACATAAACGCGACCGGCAGGGCAACAACCGGATAAAAGGCCAGCCACTGCGGTAAAAACTGACTCATCAGCTGTTGCACCATCCAGGTACAGTAGGCGCCAAGCATCAACATTTCGCCGTGCGCCATATTGATGACGCCAAGTAACCCGTAGGTAATGGCCAGCCCCAACGCCGCCAGCAGCAAAATTGAGCCCAGTGACAGCCCCATAAACGCCTGTCCCAGAAGATCACCGACCTTCATGCGCTGCGCGATGGTATTCAGACTTTCGCTTGCGGCGGCACGTACACGACTATCCGGCTCATGTTCGGTCTGGGTAAAAGGCTGAAGTCGCGCCAGCGTTTCTGGATCGTTTGAATCCGCCAGTCGTTCGACCGCCTGGCGTCTGATCTGTGGCTGCGCACTGTTCAGTTGCAGGTTTGCCAGCACAAGGGCAAGCTGGGACTTCACCTGCGCATCCGGCTCCTGCTCCAGCCTTTGCAGCAGAAACGGCAACATGGCAGGCTGTGCTTCACGCTGTAAAATGTGTACGGCGGCAGTCCTTTCCGTGACGCTGTCACTTAACAGTTGATGTACCGCCAGCGTCCCGGCAACCAGATTACGCAGACGGTTGGTGAAGCGGACTTTTTTTAACTCGCCAGAAGGATGGCTCGCCGCGCCCAGCGGTTGCACTGCAGCCCCGTTCATCGTGAAGGCGTTTTTTGCCGCGTCGGTGAGCACATTTTCGCGCCCCAACGCATTCAATAACGGTAAACGTTGAAGCTCAGGGTTAACGGCCCAGCGCTCCAGTAAAGCGGCCTGTTGCGTACGGCTGGCCGCAGTAAACGTATCGGCATCGGTTGCCTGCGCTATCCACGGCAAAAGCCACGTCAGCAACAACACGCCACGAATAAAGCACATGGCTTTCATGATAGCGTTCTCCAGAACAGCGCCCTCCCGGCGGAGGGCGAGAGATTAATTACTGGCGGTTTTGACAGGCTGCTCAGATTTCTTATCATTCCCGGCGATATACGGACTCCAGGGTTGCGCACGGACAGGCGCATCGGTCTGCCACACGACGTTAAACTGGCCATTCCCCTCTATCTCGCCAATCATTACGGGCTTATGCAGGTGGTGGTTGGTGGCGTCCATGGTCAGCGTAAAGCCGGACGGTGCGACGAAAGATTGCCCTGCCATTGCCGCACGGACTTTATCCACATCGGTGGTTCCCGCTTTTTCTACCGCCTGCGCCCACATATGCAGGCCAACATAAGTTGCCTCCATAGGATCGTTTGTCACGACCGAGTCGGCATTCGGCAGTTTGTGCGCTTTGGCATACGCCCGGTAATCGGCAACAAACTTCTGGTTGGTCGCATTATCAACCGACTCGAAGTAGTTCCAGGCCGCCAGGTTACCCACCAGCGGTTTGGTATCAATTCCGCGCAACTCCTCTTCACCGACAGAAAACGCCACGACAGGCACATCCGTTGCTTTCAGCCCCTGGTTGGCCAGTTCTTTGTAAAACGGAACGTTAGAATCACCATTAATGGTCGAGACCACCGCCGTTTTTCCGCCTGCAGAGAATTTTTTAATACTGGCGACAATCGTCTGGTAATCGCTGTGTCCGAACGGGGTATAAACTTCTTCGATGTCTTTGTCTGCGACTCCCTTAGAATGCAAAAAGGCACGCAAGATTTTGTTGGTTGTGCGGGGATAAACATAATCGGTGCCAAGCAGGAAGAAACGTTTGGCGCTGCCGCCGTCCTCGCTCATCAGATACTCAACGGCCGGGATCGCCTGCTGGTTTGGTGCCGCCCCGGTATAAAAGACATTCGGTGACATCTCTTCACCCTCGTATTGCACGGGGTAGAACAGTAATCCGTTTAACTCTTCAAACACCGGCAGGACTGATTTACGCGAGACCGATGTCCAACAGCCAAAGACCACCGCCACCTTATCCTGACTCAGCAACTGCCGTGCTTTTTCAGCGAACAACGGCCAGTTCGAAGCCGGATCAACAACAACGGGCTCCAGTTTCTTCCCCAGGACACCACCTTTCGCGTTAATTTCATCGATGGTCATTAACGCCACATCTTTAAGAGGGGTTTCAGAAATAGCCATCGTCCCGGATAGCGAATGCATAATCCCAACCTTAATCGTGTCGGCTGCCTGAACGTTAAAACTCAGCCCCATTGCCACAACGGAGGCAGAAAGTGCAAAAGCTTTGAGTAATGTACGACGCTGCATAGTTTCACTCCTGAAATAGACTTGCCGAAAGCTCCGGTCAGCAGGGCTGACAAAAACGGTGCAAATTAAGGTGTTCAGAAGTGATTAGGCAAAAAGGATGCCAGATATTAAAAGGCTATATAAAATCAACCGATTAGAAATCGGACCGCGATATTCAGGACAAAGCAAGGCGCAAAAACAGTGTTACAAGAAAAATTGACCCACAATGAATCATGAATTGCATTATAAACGTGCAACATCCGCTGCCCCGCTTAATCATTCCGGTGCTTTATCACAGGATAAAATCACGTTTTTGCATTTCGATCGAGGTGATTTTCGTCACTATTACGCATTATTCTCGACGCAAAAATGCAAAGCCTTACCTTTCAGACAAAATAATCACACAGTTCAGTCTTTGTTTAAGTTTGAATTGCTACTATAGTGCTTAACGAGGTGAAATTTAATCAAGAGAGGAAACTCACAGAGAAAGGAGCATTTACTATGTTAGGTAACATGAATATTTTTATGGCAGTTCTGGGAATTATTTTGTTTTCCGGTTTTCTGGCCGCCTACTTTAGCCACCGATGGGATGATTGATGAACGACGATAGTCCTGCACCGAACCGGCCCCTTGCTGCATAACCGCACAAGGGGCCATTTTTTTACCCGTCCACTTTCGCTGCTCATTTCCCGAATTACAGGTAAAAAAAACCGCCGGATGAACCAGCGGTAAATGCTTGCATGGATAGATTTGTGTTTTGCTTTATACGTCACCAGGCAATTCCCTGCGAGATAACGGATAGTTAACTACCTTACCATCAACAACCCCAACGAAAGTTAAACGAAACGACACCAGGCCTTAACCGACGACTTCGGCGCTCATGCTCTGACGCGCAGCGTCATTTGATCGTTGGTCTCAATCAGCGTAATTTTCTGCTGCTCATCCATAAACATACAGCGATTTCGACCTGTCTGTTTCCCTTCATACATTGCTCTGTCAGCCCGGCCGATCACCACATCCAACGTTTCTCCCGGCTGCGCACGCGTGATACCCGCAGTTACCGTAATGTTCAGTTCGCCATCCGGGTACGGAATTTTTTTTCGACCAATCAGATGGCAAAGACGCAATCCCGCCCGGCATGCCTGATCATCCGTCTTTGTTCGGATAAGGATAATAAACTCTTCACCACCGTAGCGGTACGCCACCTCATCATGGCGTGTCCATGCTAATAAATTCGATGCCAGATTTCGCAAAACAACATCACCGACCAGATGGCCGTAAGTGTCATTCACATATTTAAAACGATCGATATCCAGCAATAAAATATATAAATTTAGCGGTTCGGCTTCACGCAACTGCTGATCAAAGGATTCATCCAGCATTCTTCTGCCAGGTAACCCCGTTAATATATCGATGTTACTGCGTATATTCAGCAAATAGAGTTTGTAATCCATTACAGATGAGGTGAATTCCAGTAATGCGTCCTGGAAACTATCGAAGTGCCATGCCTGACTGCGATTATCAACGATTGCCGCCAGCAGTTCTTTTCCTAATACATGCATTTTTTCATGTGCTGTATTTATCTTACTCAGGTAGCTCGCATCCTCGTTGCCTTCTACCGGTTGGTGATTGAGCCATTGCCCAAACTGACAGACAAAGTGCGCGTTATCACCCATAATATCCGGCTGAGTAACATCTGACGACACAACGCAGCGGAACATTTTCACTAACCATTTGTAATGGGCATCAACCGACTTATTCAACTCTAACAACACTGCATCTATTTCAGTGGTTTTTCTGATCATCACGATTCCCTTCTCTGTGTGAACATTTCAACGTAGGCTATTTTAACGACAAAAAAGAAAACTTATGTAAATTTATTAATAGTAGTTAATAAGTTAAGAATTATCCCATTGAAGGAGTGATGACATCTTTCGCTTCTGAGAAACCGAATTATAAATATCACATCTCTCCTTTAAGGTAATGGATGACACAAGGTACGATCATCAGGAATATATCGCGTCAGGTATATCCCTGTTTGCCGTTAGTCAGGTCGTTGAACAGATAACAAGACTTTCTTCCGCACTTGCATTTTTATTGTACGAATATGAACCAACGCGCATTTTCCTCTCCTGGCCAGGCATAGTGTATGTACGCTTCCCTGGAGGACATGATCATGAAAAAACTATTAATATGTTGTCTGTTTGGAAACACAGCGAACGCTCTGGCTAAAAAAATGCAGAAAATAGCGAATTCGCAGCAACAGCAAATGATTTTCAGCGCCGTAGGGCTGGATAATTTTGCCAGTGTTGCTCCTGCATTCGACTGTTTTCTGGTGGCGCCACATATCCAGTATAAACTCGATGAGCTTAAGGCCATTGTCGGCGAATCACGCCCCATCGCTGTCATAGAAAGCCTGCCCTATGCATCATTGGATGGAGAAAGCGTATTGAATTTTGTTCTTGCGCATATGCCAGAGATGGTCGAGTAAATTAAGGCTTACCCCACTACCGCAAATCCGCTCAGCTCACGAGCAGGTAAAAAAGCCGGGCATGACACCCGGCTTTGTTTTCTGGCTGAAAAAGACTTACGCGCTTAACCCGCGATGCGCCAGCATCGGTTCCATGCGCGGATCGCGCCCACTCCATTGGCGAAACAGTTCCGCTAAATCAGTGCCATTTCCTCGGGATAGAATAGCCTCGCGGAATTTTTGCCCGTTTTCGCGACTCAATCCCCCTTGCTCGACGAACCATTGATAGCCATCGTCTGCCAGCATTTGTGTCCATAAATAAGCGTAATATCCCGCCGCGTAGCCACCGCCAAAAATATGCGCAAAATAACTGCTACGATAACGCGGTGGAACAGCCTGAAGGTGGAGCCCTTCCGCTGACAGCGCCTGTAGTTCAAACGCATCAACAGACAAAGAGGATTCACTCTGCAAACTGTGCCAACGCATATCCAGTAACGCAGCGCTCAGTAACTCAGTCATGTCATAGCCTTTGTTAAACAGACTGGCTCGTTGCATCTTTTCACGCAGCGCCTGAGGCATGGGTTCACCAGTTTCCACATGCCGCGCGAAACGCGCAAAGACGTGCGGATGACTCGCCCAGTGTTCATTAATCTGCGACGGGAACTCAACGAAATCGCGCGGGGTATTTGTCCCTGACAATGTCGCATACCGTTGTGTGGCAAACAGGCCGTGTAATGTGTGCCCAAACTCATGGAATAAGGTGATGACATCATCCCACAGGAGTAAGGCAGGTTGACCCTTCGCAGGTTTTTGATAGTTACACACGTTGTAAATAACAGGCAGGGTCTCATTAAGCAGCGATTGCTCAACAAAGTTCCCCATCCAGGCCCCGCCGCTTTTTGATTCCCGGGCAAAGAAATCACCGTAGAAAAGCGCCAGTCCTACGCCGTCATGATCGAATATTTCCCATACCCGCACATCCGGGTGATACACAGGAATGTCGAAACGCTCAATAAATTTGATGCCAAACAACTGGTTTGCCGTCCAGAAAACACCGTCATTCAGTACCGTATCCAACGCAAAATAGGGTTTGAGTTGCGCCTCATCAAGGGCATATTTATCGCGACGTACCTGCTCAGCATAAAAAGCCCAATCCCAGGCCTGAGCGGTAAATCCCCCCTGTTCTTCATCAATGACGTGCTGTATTTCAGCCTGTTCATCCAGGACCCGCTGGCGTGCGGCCGGCACGATAGCCCGCATAAAAGTGAGCGCCGCTTCCGGCGTTTTAGCCATCTGGTCGGCAATTTTCCAGGCGGCGTAATCGCTAAATCCCAGTAACGTTGCCTGCTGGGTGCGAATGTTTACCAGTCGATGAATAATGGCGCGGGTATCATTCGCATCGTCTTTTTCAGCCCGTGTCCATGCGCAGGTAAACAGTTTTTCACGGGTTTGACGATCGCGTAATACGGCAAGTGCAGGTTGTTGGGTTGTGTTCAATAGCGGGATAACCCAATGTGCTTGAAGCCCTTTCTCCCTCGCGACATCCGCAGCAACGGCAATCTCCTCTGCGCTGAGTCCTTCCAGCTGTCTGACATCATCCACCACCAACGCACCTGATTTGTTCGCGGCCAACAGCCGTTGATTAAACTGACTGGTCAGGGTCGCGGACTCAGTGTTGAGCGCTTTCAGGCGCGCTTTATCCGCCTCATTAAGGCGTGCGCCTGAAAGGACAAAACGCTGGTGGATAACCTCCAACAGACGTAATGATTCGCCATCCAGACCCAGCGCGTTACGTCGTTGCCAGACGTCATCAACACGCGCAAAAAGCGCACTGTTGAGATAGATATCATTCGATAAGGCCGCCAGTTCAGCGGAGAACGCCTCATCCAGTTGCTGTAAGACATCATTGGTATGCGCCGCCGTCATCGCAAAAAATACGCTGGTGACGCGCGTTAACATTGCCCCACTTTGTTCCAGGGCCAACAAGGTATTGGCAAAATCAGGGGCTTGCGGATTTTGCACAATCGCGTCTATTTCGGCGCGTTTTTGCCGCACAGCCTCATCAAATGCGGGACGGTAATGCTCCTCTTTAATTTGATCAAATGGCGGAGCCTGATAAGGCAACGTGCTGTGGCGCCAGAAAGGATTCGTTAATGACATCTTTCACTCCTGAAAACGATTTGTTTCTTAGAGTAGGCCTCCCGGAAATCGACCGCAATCTCATTAAGCAGGATTACCCCTGAACAGGCATGACGTGCTATGGTAGTACGACGTAAAAAGCGTTGAGGAACAGTGAGATGATCGTTTTAGTGACCGGAGCAACCGCAGGTTTTGGTGAATGCATTACGCGTCGTTTTATTGAGAATGGGCATAAAGTTATTGCCACCGGACGCCGTCAGGAGCGCCTGCAGGAACTGAAAGATGAGTTGGGCGACCGTGTTTATACCGCGCAACTTGACGTACGTAACCGCGCGTCTATTGAAGAGATGCTCGCGGCTTTACCCGCTGAATGGCGAAATATTGATGTTCTTGTCAATAACGCCGGTCTGGCGCTGGGAATGGAACCCGCTCATAAGGCCAACGTTGACGACTGGGAAACCATGATCGATACCAACAACAAAGGTCTGATTTATATGACCCGTGCCGTACTGCCTGGCATGGTGGAACGTAATCGCGGTCATATAATCAATATCGGATCTACTGCCGGTAGCTGGCCATACGCTGGGGGCAACGTTTACGGCGCAACCAAAGCATTTGTTCGCCAGTTTAGCCTGAACTTACGTACGGATTTACACGGAACAGCGGTACGCGTTACCGATATTGAACCGGGACTGGTTGGCGGCACAGAGTTTTCTAATGTGCGTTTCAAAGGCGATGATGATAAAGCTGGCAAAACCTACGAAAACACCACTGCGCTGACACCAGAAGATGTCACTGAAGCGGTTTGGTGGGTGGCTTCACTGCCTGAGCATGTCAACATTAACACCCTCGAAATGATGCCTGTCACACAGTCTTTTGCAGGCCTTAGCGTCCACCGGCGTTAATTTGTATACCCGGCCTCGTGCCGGGTATAGCTCGCAGAAAATAAGTGATAAAATGGTCGGGTTAACTCTCTAAAAAGTAAGAATGAATGACCGCAGAAACGCAGCTCAATCCAACACAGCCAGTAAATCAGCAGATTTACCGCATTCTTCGACGCGACATCGTGCAGTGCCTGATTGCGCCCGGTACGCCGCTTTCGGAGAAAGAGGTTTCCGTTCGCTTTGATGTGTCGCGCCAGCCGGTGCGGGAAGCATTCATCAAACTGGCCGAGAACGGTCTGATTCAGATCCGTCCGCAGCGTGGCAGCTATGTGAATAAGATTTCGCTGTCACAGGTTAAAAATGGCTGTTTTGTTCGACAAGCGATTGAGTGCGCCGTTGCCCGCCGCGCGGCAGCGATGATCACAGACAAACAGTGTTATCAGCTCGAACAAAATCTGCATCAGCAACGCATCGCTAT is a window of Citrobacter sp. Marseille-Q6884 DNA encoding:
- the urtB gene encoding urea ABC transporter permease subunit UrtB — its product is MKAMCFIRGVLLLTWLLPWIAQATDADTFTAASRTQQAALLERWAVNPELQRLPLLNALGRENVLTDAAKNAFTMNGAAVQPLGAASHPSGELKKVRFTNRLRNLVAGTLAVHQLLSDSVTERTAAVHILQREAQPAMLPFLLQRLEQEPDAQVKSQLALVLANLQLNSAQPQIRRQAVERLADSNDPETLARLQPFTQTEHEPDSRVRAAASESLNTIAQRMKVGDLLGQAFMGLSLGSILLLAALGLAITYGLLGVINMAHGEMLMLGAYCTWMVQQLMSQFLPQWLAFYPVVALPVAFMFTAATGMLLERGVIRHLYGRPLETLLATWGISLMLIQLVRMAFGAQNLEVANPAWLSGGIQVYANLILPWNRLVVLGFAILVLFFTWLLLNKTRLGMHVRAVTQNRSMAACCGVPTGRVDMLAFGLGSGIAGLGGVALSQLGNVGPELGQSYIIDSFLVVVLGGVGQLAGSVVAAFGLGIFNKILEPQVGAVLGKILILVLIILFIQKRPQGVFALKGRVID
- the urtA gene encoding urea ABC transporter substrate-binding protein; this encodes MQRRTLLKAFALSASVVAMGLSFNVQAADTIKVGIMHSLSGTMAISETPLKDVALMTIDEINAKGGVLGKKLEPVVVDPASNWPLFAEKARQLLSQDKVAVVFGCWTSVSRKSVLPVFEELNGLLFYPVQYEGEEMSPNVFYTGAAPNQQAIPAVEYLMSEDGGSAKRFFLLGTDYVYPRTTNKILRAFLHSKGVADKDIEEVYTPFGHSDYQTIVASIKKFSAGGKTAVVSTINGDSNVPFYKELANQGLKATDVPVVAFSVGEEELRGIDTKPLVGNLAAWNYFESVDNATNQKFVADYRAYAKAHKLPNADSVVTNDPMEATYVGLHMWAQAVEKAGTTDVDKVRAAMAGQSFVAPSGFTLTMDATNHHLHKPVMIGEIEGNGQFNVVWQTDAPVRAQPWSPYIAGNDKKSEQPVKTASN
- the mgtS gene encoding protein MgtS, whose product is MLGNMNIFMAVLGIILFSGFLAAYFSHRWDD
- a CDS encoding diguanylate cyclase; this encodes MIRKTTEIDAVLLELNKSVDAHYKWLVKMFRCVVSSDVTQPDIMGDNAHFVCQFGQWLNHQPVEGNEDASYLSKINTAHEKMHVLGKELLAAIVDNRSQAWHFDSFQDALLEFTSSVMDYKLYLLNIRSNIDILTGLPGRRMLDESFDQQLREAEPLNLYILLLDIDRFKYVNDTYGHLVGDVVLRNLASNLLAWTRHDEVAYRYGGEEFIILIRTKTDDQACRAGLRLCHLIGRKKIPYPDGELNITVTAGITRAQPGETLDVVIGRADRAMYEGKQTGRNRCMFMDEQQKITLIETNDQMTLRVRA
- a CDS encoding PTS sugar transporter subunit IIB: MKKLLICCLFGNTANALAKKMQKIANSQQQQMIFSAVGLDNFASVAPAFDCFLVAPHIQYKLDELKAIVGESRPIAVIESLPYASLDGESVLNFVLAHMPEMVE
- the dcp gene encoding peptidyl-dipeptidase Dcp, coding for MSLTNPFWRHSTLPYQAPPFDQIKEEHYRPAFDEAVRQKRAEIDAIVQNPQAPDFANTLLALEQSGAMLTRVTSVFFAMTAAHTNDVLQQLDEAFSAELAALSNDIYLNSALFARVDDVWQRRNALGLDGESLRLLEVIHQRFVLSGARLNEADKARLKALNTESATLTSQFNQRLLAANKSGALVVDDVRQLEGLSAEEIAVAADVAREKGLQAHWVIPLLNTTQQPALAVLRDRQTREKLFTCAWTRAEKDDANDTRAIIHRLVNIRTQQATLLGFSDYAAWKIADQMAKTPEAALTFMRAIVPAARQRVLDEQAEIQHVIDEEQGGFTAQAWDWAFYAEQVRRDKYALDEAQLKPYFALDTVLNDGVFWTANQLFGIKFIERFDIPVYHPDVRVWEIFDHDGVGLALFYGDFFARESKSGGAWMGNFVEQSLLNETLPVIYNVCNYQKPAKGQPALLLWDDVITLFHEFGHTLHGLFATQRYATLSGTNTPRDFVEFPSQINEHWASHPHVFARFARHVETGEPMPQALREKMQRASLFNKGYDMTELLSAALLDMRWHSLQSESSLSVDAFELQALSAEGLHLQAVPPRYRSSYFAHIFGGGYAAGYYAYLWTQMLADDGYQWFVEQGGLSRENGQKFREAILSRGNGTDLAELFRQWSGRDPRMEPMLAHRGLSA